The following are encoded in a window of Psychrobacter sp. P11F6 genomic DNA:
- the lpxB gene encoding lipid-A-disaccharide synthase: protein MTDSATPDQYHNLIDQTETEIQRAELQTVPLVIGIVAGEVSGDSLGADFMQQMNNLRGDIVWVGVGGTKMQAQGLQSIFPLERLAVMGLVEVMAQLPDLLKARRELLSAFKAADIDWFIGIDAPDFNLRVAKKLKPQGVFCVQYVSPSIWAWRESRIHNIKAATDLVLCLFPFELSVYERHNHPAICVGHPLLRTIDQTLLETPINQRRSELVWHNDGLQQFFIERFDDVSQLICVMPGSRRGEITAILPLMLDGIQKLILLDPKLCFIIPTVDQNHQYIVQDVIDQRSEQLRAAIVVVYDDSQPAFSQQAMAASDIVMLASGTATLEAMLLERPMVVVYQLNKLTYQIAKRLVKVPYVALPNILADTAIVPELIQEQASGDNICRTVMRLLQPRAYAEQLKDLIATKHLLQQQSNHDPANSVIEQWFIQAKHRI from the coding sequence ATGACAGATTCTGCTACGCCTGATCAATATCATAACCTTATAGACCAAACAGAGACTGAAATTCAACGTGCTGAATTACAGACTGTGCCATTGGTCATCGGTATCGTCGCAGGTGAGGTGTCAGGGGATAGCTTGGGCGCAGACTTCATGCAGCAGATGAATAATCTACGTGGTGATATTGTGTGGGTCGGCGTCGGTGGTACAAAGATGCAAGCGCAAGGGCTGCAAAGCATTTTTCCGTTAGAGCGTTTGGCGGTGATGGGTTTGGTAGAAGTCATGGCGCAATTGCCTGACTTACTTAAAGCTCGCCGTGAATTACTGAGCGCATTTAAAGCCGCTGATATTGATTGGTTTATTGGCATTGATGCGCCTGATTTTAATCTTAGAGTGGCTAAAAAGTTAAAACCGCAAGGCGTATTCTGTGTGCAGTATGTCAGCCCTTCTATTTGGGCATGGCGTGAGTCACGTATTCATAATATTAAAGCGGCGACCGACCTTGTGTTGTGTTTATTCCCCTTTGAGCTGTCCGTTTATGAGCGTCATAATCATCCAGCAATATGTGTTGGTCATCCGCTGTTGCGTACGATCGATCAAACATTGTTAGAAACACCGATCAATCAGCGCCGTAGTGAGCTGGTTTGGCACAACGATGGCTTGCAGCAGTTTTTTATTGAACGATTTGACGATGTCAGCCAGCTTATTTGTGTAATGCCAGGCTCTCGGCGCGGTGAAATCACGGCTATTTTGCCATTGATGTTAGATGGTATTCAAAAGTTGATATTGCTTGACCCCAAGCTGTGCTTTATCATTCCGACCGTCGACCAGAATCACCAATATATCGTCCAAGATGTTATTGACCAGCGCTCAGAGCAACTACGTGCTGCCATCGTGGTGGTCTATGATGATAGCCAGCCAGCCTTTAGTCAACAAGCGATGGCAGCCTCAGATATTGTGATGCTGGCATCTGGCACTGCAACGCTAGAGGCGATGCTGTTAGAGCGACCGATGGTGGTGGTTTATCAATTAAATAAACTCACCTATCAGATTGCCAAACGCTTGGTCAAAGTGCCTTATGTGGCGCTGCCCAATATTTTGGCTGATACTGCAATCGTTCCTGAGTTGATTCAAGAGCAGGCGAGTGGTGACAATATCTGTCGTACGGTCATGCGGCTACTGCAACCGCGTGCCTACGCTGAGCAATTAAAAGACCTCATCGCCACCAAGCACTTATTACAACAGCAGAGTAATCATGATCCTGCTAATAGTGTGATTGAGCAATGGTTTATCCAAGCGAAACATCGGATTTAA
- a CDS encoding 3-deoxy-7-phosphoheptulonate synthase, producing MTTSVTHNADIDDVNIEKFIPLITPAELKTELPLSDAAYKTVLNGRNTIQNILDGKDKRLFVVIGPCSIHDIKAAHEYADRLAILAKEIEDSVFVVMRVYFEKPRTTVGWKGMINDPDMNDSFDIEKGLRTARKLLLDLNEKGLPCATEALDPNTPQYMQDLISWSAIGARTTESQTHREMSSGLSCPVGFKNGTDGGMTVAVNAMQAVKEGHSFLGLSADGKVSIIKSKGNPYAHVVLRGGNGKPNYDETAVAQVENELAKGKTNSKIMIDSSHANSGKDPYLQPMVIQNVAEQIQNGNKSIIGMMIESHLKGGNQKLTADLSQLEYGKSITDGCLDWESTVTALYNLRDMVKDVLPNR from the coding sequence ATGACAACATCAGTTACCCATAATGCAGATATTGACGACGTGAATATTGAAAAGTTCATTCCTTTGATCACTCCCGCTGAGCTAAAAACTGAGCTACCTTTATCAGATGCAGCCTATAAAACCGTATTAAACGGTCGTAATACCATCCAAAACATCTTGGATGGTAAAGACAAGCGCCTCTTTGTAGTCATCGGCCCCTGCTCTATTCATGATATCAAAGCCGCTCACGAATATGCCGATCGTTTGGCCATATTAGCAAAAGAAATCGAAGATAGCGTATTTGTGGTGATGCGCGTATATTTTGAAAAGCCGCGCACAACCGTTGGCTGGAAAGGCATGATTAATGACCCTGATATGAATGACAGCTTCGACATCGAAAAAGGTCTGCGTACTGCCCGTAAGCTACTGCTCGATTTGAATGAAAAAGGTCTGCCTTGCGCCACCGAAGCACTAGACCCGAATACCCCGCAGTACATGCAGGATTTGATCAGCTGGTCAGCGATTGGCGCACGTACCACTGAGAGCCAAACGCATCGTGAAATGAGTTCAGGCTTATCGTGCCCAGTAGGCTTCAAGAATGGAACAGACGGCGGCATGACAGTCGCTGTTAACGCAATGCAAGCCGTAAAAGAAGGTCATAGCTTCTTAGGTCTGTCAGCAGATGGCAAAGTCTCAATCATCAAATCTAAAGGCAACCCTTACGCGCACGTGGTACTTCGCGGTGGTAACGGCAAGCCCAACTATGACGAAACTGCGGTTGCACAAGTGGAAAACGAGCTGGCAAAAGGCAAAACCAATAGCAAGATTATGATTGACTCAAGCCATGCCAACTCAGGTAAAGACCCGTATCTACAACCGATGGTTATCCAAAACGTTGCTGAACAAATTCAAAACGGCAATAAATCTATCATTGGTATGATGATTGAGAGTCATCTAAAGGGTGGCAATCAAAAACTGACCGCTGACTTAAGTCAGCTCGAATATGGCAAGTCTATCACTGACGGTTGCTTAGATTGGGAGAGTACGGTCACTGCCCTATATAATCTACGTGATATGGTTAAAGACGTTTTGCCTAACCGTTAA
- the pepN gene encoding aminopeptidase N has product MPDVPPHVPSKINLKDYQKPSFDVETVDLDIKLFENHAQVDSTLKMVRQTAGDLVLFGEELELIAITMNGKPLTAEDYQQQAGTLTIANAPDEVVLEIQVRICPQTNTALEGFYMAGSGDETMFVTQCEPEGFRKITFYPDRPDVLAIFTTRLEADKRYPTLLANGNLVEAGEVADAPDRHYAIWHDPTNKPSYLFACVVADLDVLTDSYTTSEGREVLLEIYAKSADIDKCDVGMQALKDSMKWDEVNYGRAYDLDRYMIVAVSQFNMGAMENKGLNIFNTACVLSSPETTTDSRSFSVKAIIAHEYFHNWTGNRITCRDWFQLCLKEGFTVYRDQSFSADQQSSAVQRIDDVATLRAHQFAEDAGPLAHPVRPESFVEINNFYTTTVYEKGAEIVRMIANTLGAENFRKGTDEYFRRYDGQAVTVEDFLSALSITDSKIESFIDWYRQPGTPMVSGHQYYDHAAQTLTITLNQQTRHVSGFAAPKPLPIPVATALFDKDSGDIVAERMLLLDQATQTFTFENIAREPVVSLLRDFSAPVQLNYDYQDADLAFLLKHETNGFNRWQVTQMLVNRILLQGQGEKSSPDIYLQALAQTLPVLAAEDAMLAARLLDIPSAQELASAIHKDYDPALVKAQRDDLYQQLADALKNQWETLYKQLPMQSYEDSAEARGTRALRNVVLDMALTANVDGADEWAQQQYDDASCMTERFGALKAMVNHQLLNADEYLADFYNRFQNNDLVIDLWFSVQASADTVTADTIQSLIAHADFDWNTPNRVRSVVSAFTSQPTALWTAEGLELYICVIKKLDDANPVLASRLLQVLARWNTLAEPRRQMAHERLIELQKQASSKHVLESLNSVLGAANV; this is encoded by the coding sequence ATGCCAGATGTGCCACCGCATGTACCAAGTAAAATTAATTTAAAAGATTACCAGAAACCTAGCTTTGATGTGGAAACGGTTGATTTAGATATTAAACTGTTCGAGAATCATGCACAGGTAGACAGCACTCTGAAGATGGTACGTCAAACAGCAGGAGATCTCGTATTGTTCGGTGAAGAGTTGGAGCTGATCGCCATTACGATGAATGGTAAGCCATTGACGGCTGAGGATTATCAACAACAAGCAGGCACGTTGACGATTGCTAATGCACCTGATGAGGTTGTTTTAGAGATTCAAGTACGCATCTGTCCGCAGACCAATACCGCACTTGAAGGATTCTATATGGCGGGAAGTGGTGATGAGACGATGTTTGTAACCCAGTGCGAGCCGGAAGGTTTTCGTAAAATCACCTTTTATCCAGACCGCCCCGATGTATTGGCGATATTTACTACGCGTCTTGAGGCGGATAAGCGTTATCCAACACTATTGGCCAATGGTAACTTGGTTGAAGCGGGTGAGGTGGCAGATGCCCCAGACCGTCATTATGCGATATGGCATGATCCAACCAATAAGCCAAGTTATCTATTTGCCTGTGTTGTCGCTGATTTAGACGTATTGACAGATTCTTATACCACCAGCGAAGGTCGTGAGGTGTTGCTGGAAATATACGCAAAGTCTGCTGACATTGATAAATGTGATGTCGGTATGCAAGCGTTGAAAGATTCGATGAAATGGGATGAGGTCAATTATGGTCGCGCCTACGATTTAGATCGCTATATGATTGTTGCTGTGAGTCAATTTAATATGGGTGCGATGGAAAACAAAGGTCTAAATATTTTTAATACTGCTTGTGTGTTATCCAGTCCTGAGACGACAACGGACTCGCGTAGCTTTAGTGTGAAAGCCATCATTGCCCATGAGTATTTTCATAACTGGACAGGCAATCGCATCACTTGCCGTGATTGGTTTCAATTGTGCTTAAAAGAAGGCTTTACTGTTTACCGCGATCAATCATTCTCAGCGGATCAGCAGTCGAGTGCCGTACAGCGTATCGACGATGTGGCGACATTGCGTGCTCATCAGTTTGCGGAGGATGCAGGCCCACTGGCACATCCAGTACGCCCTGAGAGTTTTGTCGAGATTAATAATTTTTATACGACGACTGTTTATGAGAAAGGCGCTGAAATCGTACGCATGATTGCTAATACGTTAGGAGCCGAGAATTTTCGTAAAGGCACGGATGAGTATTTCCGTCGTTATGATGGGCAAGCAGTCACGGTTGAGGACTTTTTATCTGCGCTTAGCATCACGGATAGCAAGATTGAAAGCTTTATCGACTGGTATCGTCAGCCAGGCACACCAATGGTGTCTGGTCATCAATATTATGACCATGCAGCGCAGACACTGACGATTACGTTAAATCAGCAAACCCGTCATGTCAGTGGCTTTGCTGCGCCAAAACCCTTGCCTATTCCGGTCGCGACTGCGCTATTTGATAAAGACAGTGGTGACATTGTGGCTGAGCGTATGCTGCTACTCGATCAAGCCACGCAAACCTTTACCTTCGAAAATATAGCACGTGAGCCTGTTGTATCATTGCTACGTGATTTTAGTGCGCCAGTACAGCTCAATTATGATTATCAAGATGCAGATTTGGCATTTTTGCTCAAACATGAAACCAATGGTTTTAACCGCTGGCAAGTGACGCAGATGCTGGTCAATCGTATCTTGCTGCAAGGTCAAGGCGAGAAGAGCAGTCCTGATATCTATCTGCAAGCACTAGCGCAGACATTGCCTGTGCTCGCGGCTGAGGATGCGATGTTGGCTGCCCGCTTGCTTGATATTCCATCAGCGCAAGAGCTGGCGTCTGCTATTCATAAAGATTACGATCCAGCATTGGTGAAAGCGCAGCGCGACGACTTGTATCAGCAGCTGGCAGATGCTTTAAAAAATCAGTGGGAAACACTTTATAAACAGCTGCCAATGCAGTCTTATGAAGATAGTGCCGAGGCTCGTGGCACCCGTGCCTTGCGTAATGTGGTGCTCGATATGGCTCTGACCGCAAATGTCGATGGCGCAGATGAATGGGCGCAGCAGCAGTATGATGATGCAAGCTGTATGACAGAGCGTTTCGGTGCGTTAAAAGCGATGGTCAATCATCAATTGCTAAATGCTGATGAGTATTTGGCGGACTTTTATAATCGCTTCCAAAATAATGATTTGGTCATCGATTTATGGTTTAGTGTGCAAGCGTCTGCTGATACTGTGACCGCTGATACTATCCAATCCTTGATCGCTCACGCAGATTTTGACTGGAATACACCCAATCGTGTACGCTCAGTGGTCAGCGCCTTCACCTCGCAGCCAACGGCTTTATGGACGGCAGAAGGGTTAGAGCTTTATATTTGTGTGATTAAAAAGTTGGATGATGCCAATCCTGTTTTGGCGTCGCGCTTATTGCAAGTGCTAGCGCGTTGGAATACCTTGGCGGAGCCACGTCGTCAAATGGCGCATGAGCGGTTGATTGAGTTGCAAAAGCAGGCTTCTTCTAAGCATGTACTTGAAAGTCTAAACAGTGTTTTAGGTGCGGCAAATGTATAA
- a CDS encoding DUF6231 family protein yields MIKQTASRSEITLPLMINYVEALLPSLTIQTNVSTTIEYTNNDTELLWVVPDQNARLALKTLLKNTRSPQISTLLELNQRQLPERYELACFWLPTLSPELLQQYIPLLMRYRDLYAAHLLIALDDTLDLKAYGFTPFDILHEPSLEMNTTDQTEQPLSAKSSASARLWQFNLYDYKQLPNWLNADYWANPENWGKHRW; encoded by the coding sequence ATGATAAAGCAAACTGCCAGTCGCTCAGAAATTACGTTACCATTAATGATAAATTACGTTGAGGCTCTTTTGCCCTCACTAACCATACAAACGAACGTATCCACAACCATTGAATATACTAATAATGACACTGAGTTGCTATGGGTCGTCCCAGATCAAAATGCGCGGTTAGCATTAAAGACACTGCTAAAAAATACCCGCTCACCACAAATATCGACATTATTAGAGCTCAATCAACGACAATTGCCTGAACGTTATGAGCTCGCCTGTTTTTGGTTGCCCACACTCTCACCAGAGTTGCTGCAGCAGTATATTCCGCTGCTCATGCGCTATCGAGATCTTTATGCGGCACACCTGCTCATCGCCCTTGATGACACCCTAGATCTAAAAGCTTATGGCTTTACCCCATTTGATATCTTGCATGAGCCATCTTTAGAGATGAATACTACTGACCAAACAGAGCAGCCTTTATCTGCAAAGTCATCAGCGTCCGCCAGACTTTGGCAGTTCAATTTATATGATTATAAACAGCTGCCAAATTGGTTAAATGCGGATTATTGGGCCAATCCTGAAAATTGGGGCAAGCACCGCTGGTAG
- the pal gene encoding peptidoglycan-associated lipoprotein Pal — protein MSTSFSKIAALAVLSSAVALTTGCATKRATSEVVVAPLGIPGGQVGYTGAVIVDNSSAVIIGAENLQAVVYFAFDSSEITSQAASILNQHASLLNSNPAASVVIAGNTDDRGSREYNMALGERRAAAARDYLATQGVAVNNIRVISYGEERPAAAGNTEEAYALNRRAELSY, from the coding sequence ATGTCAACCAGTTTTTCTAAGATCGCAGCCCTCGCTGTATTATCAAGCGCTGTGGCACTAACCACAGGTTGTGCGACCAAACGTGCTACTTCTGAGGTCGTGGTTGCCCCACTAGGTATCCCAGGTGGTCAAGTTGGATACACTGGCGCAGTCATCGTAGATAACTCAAGCGCGGTTATTATAGGCGCAGAAAACCTACAGGCGGTTGTTTACTTTGCTTTTGATAGCAGCGAAATTACTTCACAAGCAGCGAGCATTCTTAATCAACATGCCAGCTTGCTAAACTCAAATCCAGCAGCCAGCGTTGTTATCGCAGGTAATACTGATGATCGCGGTAGCCGTGAATACAACATGGCACTAGGTGAGCGCCGTGCTGCAGCAGCACGTGATTACCTTGCTACTCAAGGCGTCGCAGTAAACAATATCCGCGTCATCAGCTATGGTGAAGAGCGCCCTGCTGCCGCTGGTAATACTGAAGAAGCTTATGCACTAAATCGCCGTGCTGAATTGTCTTACTAA
- a CDS encoding 4'-phosphopantetheinyl transferase family protein, translated as MMPSSILNLTHVQYTQLDPATWCATAQVSERSSLNLKRLWDELLWSSANNISQVYFQKLYKINWHYCLSPVSLSMREMAQHQRRLQRKGVRLLLQQLLGELQLRDTLDESNFPYRLSSSEYYVCFSHTGSKNHDINQNTVQTINTSSNSKVTVVISRHRPIGIDIETNHVAWRVAQRFYSEHEMAALQALSPLQRKIIAKLLWQIKESFIKIHQYKLAQGLGIDYSYLIADLIHAIREPPSLMVIADIKSDYRIAVLSAQQTIVIF; from the coding sequence ATGATGCCAAGCTCTATCTTAAACCTGACCCATGTACAATATACCCAGCTCGATCCTGCAACGTGGTGCGCCACTGCACAAGTAAGCGAGCGTTCATCCCTCAACCTTAAAAGACTGTGGGATGAATTACTGTGGTCATCCGCTAACAATATATCGCAGGTATATTTTCAGAAACTTTACAAGATTAATTGGCATTATTGCCTGTCACCAGTAAGTTTATCAATGCGTGAAATGGCGCAGCATCAACGTCGCCTACAACGTAAAGGCGTTCGATTATTGCTACAACAATTACTGGGTGAGCTACAGTTACGCGATACTTTGGATGAGTCAAATTTCCCGTATCGGCTTAGCAGCAGTGAATATTACGTATGCTTTAGTCATACAGGCAGCAAGAATCATGATATTAATCAAAATACTGTTCAGACAATCAATACATCATCAAACAGTAAAGTAACCGTGGTCATTAGTCGTCACCGTCCCATTGGTATTGATATTGAAACCAATCATGTAGCATGGCGAGTGGCACAGCGGTTTTATTCTGAGCATGAAATGGCTGCTTTACAAGCATTATCCCCACTTCAGCGTAAGATTATCGCTAAATTACTATGGCAAATAAAAGAAAGTTTTATCAAAATTCATCAATACAAACTGGCACAAGGGTTAGGAATAGATTACTCCTACCTGATTGCTGATTTGATTCATGCCATTAGAGAACCGCCATCTTTAATGGTCATAGCAGACATTAAGTCCGATTACCGTATCGCGGTATTGTCAGCGCAACAAACCATCGTTATTTTCTAG
- a CDS encoding IclR family transcriptional regulator, translated as MPKVSSITRVLEIIEAVSYASKPLSPLELSQELDIPKPTIHRLIQNLLDEGFVTVDIGGGIIPGKRVRNLGVELWQQRLFFNERQMILQKLVDELKETCGIGVPYQMNMIYTNRANTTLPIQIYLPVGAKSPMWCTATGKLYLSQLPRTSRDKILQNLSLDKFTKNTITDIDALNAELDRIAETGIGIDNEEFISEMVAIAVPIRDRKSRYLASLYLHAPTIRVSLDDLLTHVPRLQKAAKDIQSLVYDLPS; from the coding sequence ATGCCTAAAGTATCGTCGATTACCCGTGTGTTAGAGATTATCGAGGCGGTGTCCTATGCCTCAAAACCGCTCTCTCCACTTGAGCTATCGCAAGAGCTTGATATTCCAAAGCCGACCATTCATCGATTGATTCAAAATCTGCTCGATGAAGGGTTTGTGACTGTGGATATTGGCGGCGGTATTATACCGGGCAAGCGGGTACGCAACTTGGGTGTTGAGCTTTGGCAGCAGCGATTGTTCTTTAATGAGCGACAAATGATTTTGCAAAAGCTGGTTGATGAGCTAAAAGAGACTTGCGGGATCGGTGTGCCTTATCAGATGAACATGATCTATACCAACCGTGCAAATACGACATTGCCGATACAGATTTATTTGCCAGTGGGCGCAAAATCACCAATGTGGTGTACAGCGACTGGTAAGCTATATTTAAGTCAGTTGCCGCGCACAAGCCGCGACAAAATATTGCAAAACCTGTCACTGGATAAGTTTACCAAAAATACGATTACCGATATCGATGCGCTAAACGCTGAGCTTGATCGTATCGCTGAAACAGGTATTGGTATCGATAATGAAGAGTTTATCTCTGAGATGGTGGCAATCGCCGTACCGATACGGGATAGAAAGTCGCGCTACCTTGCCTCGCTGTATCTTCATGCACCGACCATAAGAGTGTCTTTAGATGATCTCTTAACCCATGTCCCACGACTGCAAAAAGCAGCGAAAGATATTCAGTCGCTCGTCTATGACCTACCCAGCTAG
- the mmsB gene encoding 3-hydroxyisobutyrate dehydrogenase encodes MNTKDVNATDNDTTKPNIAFIGLGNMGAPMAENLLKAGYALSVYDLSAEATARLQQAGASVADSPKDAARHAQVVISMLPAGKHVHSVYLGDNGADGLLAALPKGTLVIDSSTIAAADARKVAEAASKLGIDFLDAPVSGGTGGAIAGTLTFIVGGSTDAFAKAEPILAVMGKNIFHAGEHGAGQVAKICNNMLLGILMAGTAEAINLGVKNGLDPKVLSDIMLQSSGRNWTLEVYNPYPQVMENVPSSNGYQGGFMSKLMQKDLNLAMQTAEDTQVETPMGAKATELYEAHAIDNGDKDFSSIMARHDSSVLT; translated from the coding sequence ATGAATACAAAGGATGTAAATGCCACCGATAACGATACTACTAAGCCAAATATTGCTTTTATCGGACTTGGTAATATGGGCGCACCAATGGCTGAAAACTTGCTAAAAGCAGGTTATGCGCTATCGGTCTATGATTTATCTGCAGAGGCAACCGCGCGCTTGCAGCAAGCAGGTGCCAGTGTAGCAGACAGTCCTAAAGATGCTGCACGTCATGCGCAAGTCGTTATCAGTATGTTGCCTGCTGGCAAGCACGTCCATTCTGTCTATTTAGGAGATAATGGCGCTGACGGTCTGCTTGCAGCGTTACCGAAAGGTACATTAGTCATTGATAGTAGTACCATTGCAGCGGCTGATGCAAGGAAGGTCGCAGAGGCGGCAAGTAAGCTTGGCATAGACTTCTTAGATGCGCCAGTCTCTGGTGGTACGGGTGGTGCTATCGCTGGTACGTTAACTTTTATTGTCGGTGGCAGCACTGATGCCTTTGCCAAAGCTGAGCCGATACTGGCTGTAATGGGCAAAAATATCTTTCATGCAGGCGAGCATGGTGCCGGACAAGTCGCAAAAATCTGTAATAACATGCTGTTAGGCATTCTCATGGCAGGAACGGCAGAAGCAATTAATCTGGGCGTCAAAAACGGTCTAGACCCTAAAGTGCTATCAGATATTATGTTGCAAAGCTCAGGTCGTAACTGGACGCTAGAGGTCTATAATCCTTATCCGCAAGTAATGGAGAATGTCCCATCTAGCAATGGCTATCAAGGCGGGTTTATGAGTAAGCTCATGCAAAAGGATCTTAACCTTGCCATGCAGACCGCTGAAGATACTCAGGTAGAGACACCGATGGGCGCTAAAGCGACAGAGCTATATGAAGCACATGCAATTGACAATGGCGACAAAGATTTTTCGAGCATTATGGCGCGACATGACAGCTCAGTATTGACTTAA
- a CDS encoding enoyl-CoA hydratase/isomerase family protein — translation MTTAIEGTLEAPVLFSTEPTDCGHLIGIMTLNMPKSLNALSVEMCQLLSQQLEQWEGDEQVVALLLKGAGNKAFCAGGDIRRLYDSMSATAPMPNPYATDFFGHEYSLYRQMHFYPKPLILWGDGIIMGGGMGLMAGCSHRLVTERTRFAMPEVTIGLFPDASGSWFLQRMPAKTGLFLGLTGAMCNGSDALLTNLAEYAVASNDYDAVIQSLKQSDWQVAASRTDKCDNNSAHSTVSRVLAAQPIAELPASKLAIHWQSIQQLMNSGGLGDIDALLQSDVALAKIDTEFANDSWTQRAVDTYRHGCPATAALTYALYYKVTDLSLEQVLYLEANVAVHCAANPDFKEGVRALLIDKDRNPQWSRSLADCLSSEGQTYIQQHFVNPYAKGEHPLDDWLGDKALGSQSVR, via the coding sequence ATGACAACAGCTATAGAAGGCACACTAGAGGCGCCGGTATTATTCAGCACTGAGCCGACAGATTGTGGTCACCTTATTGGGATAATGACGTTAAATATGCCAAAGTCTCTTAATGCCTTGAGCGTTGAGATGTGTCAGTTGTTATCGCAACAACTAGAGCAGTGGGAAGGTGATGAGCAAGTGGTGGCATTGCTATTAAAAGGCGCAGGCAATAAAGCGTTTTGTGCAGGCGGTGATATTCGTAGGTTATATGACAGTATGTCAGCAACAGCGCCTATGCCAAATCCTTATGCGACAGATTTTTTTGGTCATGAATATAGTCTTTATCGACAAATGCATTTTTACCCTAAACCATTAATTTTATGGGGTGACGGCATCATTATGGGTGGCGGCATGGGCTTGATGGCAGGTTGTAGTCACCGCTTGGTCACAGAGCGCACGAGATTTGCCATGCCAGAAGTGACTATTGGGCTGTTCCCTGATGCTTCTGGCAGTTGGTTTTTGCAGCGTATGCCAGCTAAGACGGGCTTGTTTTTAGGGTTAACGGGCGCGATGTGTAATGGCAGCGACGCTTTATTGACCAATCTAGCAGAATACGCCGTTGCCAGTAATGACTATGATGCCGTCATACAAAGTTTAAAACAGAGTGATTGGCAGGTTGCCGCTAGTCGTACGGATAAATGCGATAACAATAGTGCTCATAGTACCGTTAGCCGTGTGCTTGCAGCGCAACCAATTGCTGAGTTGCCTGCTAGTAAATTGGCAATCCATTGGCAATCTATTCAGCAGTTGATGAACAGCGGCGGACTGGGTGATATCGATGCTTTATTACAAAGTGATGTGGCACTCGCAAAAATAGATACAGAGTTTGCAAATGATAGCTGGACGCAGCGAGCAGTAGATACTTATCGCCATGGCTGTCCAGCTACTGCTGCTTTAACTTATGCGCTTTATTATAAAGTCACTGACTTATCACTAGAGCAAGTTCTGTATTTAGAAGCCAATGTGGCCGTACATTGTGCCGCCAATCCTGACTTTAAAGAAGGGGTACGTGCGCTGCTCATTGATAAAGATCGTAATCCACAGTGGTCACGCTCACTAGCAGACTGCCTAAGTAGCGAAGGGCAGACGTACATACAGCAGCACTTTGTGAATCCTTATGCTAAAGGTGAGCATCCGTTAGACGATTGGTTGGGTGATAAGGCTTTAGGCAGTCAGTCTGTGCGTTAA
- a CDS encoding enoyl-CoA hydratase — MTDYANLKLSIDGHTATLTLNNPPAHTWTMESLQALKQLVTDLNTNDEVYALIVHGDGEKFFSAGADLNNFADGDKGRAISMAIAFGEAFEALSAYRGVSIAVINGYAMGGGLECALACDIRIAEAHAQMALPETGVGLLPCAGGTQNLTALVGEGWAKRMILCGERVDTQTALRIGLVEEVTAKGDGLLAAQALAQKVAKQSPVAVSYSKALIQAARHTPPAQNLIHEREAFVKLFDTKDQREGVQAFLEKRKPVWKNK, encoded by the coding sequence ATGACGGATTATGCCAACTTAAAACTATCGATTGATGGTCATACTGCAACGCTAACATTGAACAACCCACCTGCTCATACGTGGACGATGGAAAGTCTACAGGCGCTTAAGCAGCTGGTCACTGATCTCAATACCAATGATGAGGTATATGCGTTAATCGTCCATGGCGATGGCGAGAAGTTCTTTTCAGCGGGCGCTGATTTAAATAATTTTGCAGATGGTGATAAAGGTCGCGCGATCAGTATGGCGATAGCTTTTGGTGAAGCATTTGAAGCGCTGTCAGCCTATCGCGGCGTAAGCATCGCGGTTATCAATGGTTATGCGATGGGTGGTGGTCTTGAGTGCGCACTCGCTTGTGATATCCGTATCGCAGAAGCGCATGCGCAGATGGCTTTGCCTGAGACTGGTGTGGGCTTATTGCCGTGTGCTGGTGGTACGCAAAATCTAACAGCTTTAGTAGGTGAAGGCTGGGCAAAGCGTATGATATTATGCGGTGAGCGTGTCGATACCCAGACTGCACTACGCATTGGCTTAGTCGAAGAAGTCACTGCAAAAGGTGACGGTTTATTAGCAGCACAAGCACTAGCGCAAAAAGTCGCTAAACAATCACCAGTTGCCGTCAGTTACTCCAAAGCGCTTATTCAAGCAGCAAGACACACACCGCCTGCGCAAAACCTTATCCATGAGCGTGAAGCCTTTGTTAAATTATTTGATACCAAAGATCAGCGCGAAGGTGTGCAAGCATTTTTAGAGAAGCGTAAGCCGGTTTGGAAAAATAAATAA